From one Paractinoplanes brasiliensis genomic stretch:
- a CDS encoding epoxide hydrolase family protein, whose translation MPTLPPAEPAALDDLRARLRATRWPDTPEEAGWELGADVGYLRELVEYWADGFDWRKQEAALNEFPHVRRNGIHAIHARGRGPAPFPLLLCHGWPDSFWRYLKVIPLLTDPGAHGGDPADAFDVVVPDMPGFGYSERPAQPLNSIDVANLWAALMTDLGHRRFGAAGGDMGSHVARYLALDHPARVTAVHRTDAGLPVFTGDPATLTPSESAYLREAAEWGAREGAYAMIHRTKPQTAAVGLTDSPAGLAAWMVEKMRSWSDCAGDLDRSFTRDEILTNVTIYWLTGTIGSSMRMYRANAAIDPAQHARRVEVPSGFTLYRGDVLQPPRAWLDRVANTVRVTEAPRGGHFAPFEEPESYAHELREFFRPYRNP comes from the coding sequence ATGCCGACGTTGCCCCCGGCTGAACCAGCCGCACTCGACGACCTGCGCGCCCGGCTGCGCGCCACCCGCTGGCCCGACACGCCCGAGGAAGCCGGCTGGGAGCTCGGCGCCGACGTCGGCTATCTGCGCGAGCTGGTCGAGTACTGGGCCGACGGTTTCGACTGGCGCAAACAGGAGGCCGCGCTCAACGAGTTCCCGCACGTGCGGCGCAACGGCATCCACGCGATCCACGCCCGGGGCCGGGGCCCGGCGCCGTTCCCGCTCCTTCTCTGCCACGGCTGGCCCGACTCGTTCTGGCGCTACCTCAAGGTGATCCCGCTGCTCACCGACCCGGGCGCCCACGGCGGCGACCCGGCCGACGCGTTCGACGTGGTCGTGCCCGACATGCCGGGCTTCGGCTATTCCGAACGGCCCGCTCAGCCGCTGAACTCGATCGACGTCGCCAACCTGTGGGCAGCCCTGATGACCGACCTGGGCCACCGCCGTTTCGGCGCCGCGGGCGGCGACATGGGCAGCCACGTCGCCCGTTACCTGGCGCTCGACCACCCCGCCCGCGTCACCGCCGTGCACCGCACCGACGCCGGCCTGCCCGTCTTCACCGGCGACCCGGCCACGCTGACCCCTTCGGAATCCGCTTACCTGCGCGAAGCCGCCGAGTGGGGCGCGCGCGAGGGCGCGTACGCGATGATCCACCGCACCAAGCCGCAAACCGCGGCCGTCGGCCTCACCGACTCCCCCGCCGGCCTGGCCGCCTGGATGGTCGAAAAGATGCGCTCCTGGAGCGACTGCGCCGGCGACCTCGACCGCAGCTTCACCCGCGACGAGATCCTCACCAACGTGACGATCTACTGGCTGACCGGCACGATCGGCTCGTCCATGCGCATGTACAGGGCCAACGCCGCCATCGACCCCGCCCAGCACGCCCGGCGCGTCGAGGTCCCCTCCGGCTTCACCCTCTACCGCGGCGACGTGCTGCAGCCACCCCGCGCCTGGCTCGACCGCGTCGCCAACACCGTCCGCGTCACCGAGGCCCCCCGCGGCGGCCACTTCGCCCCGTTCGAGGAACCCGAGTCCTACGCCCACGAACTGCGCGAGTTCTTCCGCCCCTACCGCAACCCCTGA
- a CDS encoding sensor histidine kinase: MTEPERAIIRRARIRMSLLVGTAVGLLLALVGAVAYTTLVAGQERQIQRELAWGAENGSVTGPVGCTWIIVLEQGRITAGPAQPPAGFPLRDAIYRVAAGGDREIVTVPRDGTVYHVRTQATDTGVVQAVFDARYQLADRRHLLWAFALAATIGVLAALATGLVVAHRSVAPLVEALARQRRFVADASHELRTPIAQVHTRAQLLARRARSSDRRDLERLVGTTRRLGEIVEELLLSARLAGSPDDRPPTAPVDLTALAEAAVAHESDRAAERSVTVTLSTPEHPVEVDGVPSALRRVVSELLANALTHTPPGGAIGVTVRCTERNAEVRVEDTGPGFHPADASRLFDRFHRGAGAGDRRFGLGLALVREVVTSHGGTIAAEGRPGEGATFTVTLKRHRARPAAPVSAAEPPASPARSR, from the coding sequence GTGACCGAGCCCGAACGCGCGATCATACGCCGCGCCCGGATCCGGATGAGCCTGCTGGTCGGCACGGCCGTCGGGCTGCTGCTGGCGTTGGTCGGGGCGGTGGCGTACACGACGCTGGTGGCCGGCCAGGAACGCCAGATCCAGCGGGAACTGGCGTGGGGCGCCGAGAACGGCAGCGTCACCGGGCCGGTCGGCTGCACCTGGATCATCGTGCTCGAGCAGGGCCGCATCACCGCCGGCCCGGCACAGCCCCCGGCCGGTTTCCCCTTGCGCGACGCCATCTATCGGGTCGCTGCCGGTGGCGACCGCGAGATCGTGACCGTTCCCCGGGACGGCACCGTCTATCACGTACGCACCCAGGCCACCGACACCGGCGTCGTCCAGGCCGTGTTCGACGCGCGCTACCAGCTGGCCGACCGGCGGCACCTGCTGTGGGCGTTCGCGCTGGCCGCCACGATCGGCGTGCTGGCCGCGCTGGCCACCGGGCTCGTCGTCGCGCACCGCTCGGTGGCTCCGCTGGTCGAGGCGCTCGCCCGGCAGCGCCGGTTCGTGGCCGACGCCAGCCACGAGCTGCGCACCCCCATCGCCCAGGTGCACACCCGCGCCCAGCTGCTCGCCCGCCGCGCCCGCAGCTCCGACCGCCGCGACCTGGAACGGCTGGTCGGCACCACCCGCCGCCTGGGCGAGATCGTCGAGGAGCTGCTGCTCTCGGCCCGGCTGGCCGGTTCCCCCGACGACCGCCCGCCCACCGCTCCGGTCGACCTGACGGCGCTGGCCGAGGCGGCGGTGGCACACGAGTCCGACCGGGCCGCCGAGCGATCGGTCACCGTCACCCTGAGCACACCGGAGCACCCCGTGGAGGTCGACGGCGTGCCCTCGGCCCTGCGCCGGGTGGTGAGCGAGCTGCTGGCCAACGCGCTGACGCACACTCCCCCGGGCGGCGCCATCGGGGTCACCGTACGCTGCACCGAGCGCAACGCCGAGGTGCGTGTGGAGGACACCGGCCCCGGCTTCCACCCCGCCGACGCCTCCCGCCTGTTCGACCGCTTCCACCGCGGCGCGGGCGCCGGTGACCGCCGGTTCGGGCTGGGTCTGGCCCTGGTGCGCGAGGTCGTCACCAGCCACGGCGGCACCATCGCGGCCGAGGGCCGCCCGGGCGAGGGCGCCACGTTCACGGTCACCCTGAAGCGTCACCGGGCTCGGCCCGCGGCACCAGTTTCCGCAGCAGAGCCGCCGGCGTCTCCCGCTCGGTCGCGGTGA
- a CDS encoding response regulator transcription factor, translating into MRRLLLVEDDTELSELLTDALRDEGYAVDRAPDGQRGLHLGLTRPYDVMVIDRLLPALDGLDLLARLRSRAVPARALMLTALGTVADRIAGLDVGADDYLAKPFDLDELSARLRALCRRTPDTAEVLRVGDGLLDLAMRDVVLADGGRVALSSREFELLRVLAARPSTVHSRDQLRAGVFDEAPAASIVDTYVYYLRRKLGRGVVRTVHGLGYRLGTL; encoded by the coding sequence ATGCGCCGCCTTCTGCTCGTCGAGGACGACACCGAGCTGAGCGAACTGCTGACCGACGCGTTACGCGACGAGGGTTACGCGGTCGATCGGGCCCCCGACGGGCAACGCGGCCTGCACCTCGGGCTGACCAGGCCGTACGACGTGATGGTGATCGACCGTCTGCTGCCCGCGCTGGACGGGCTGGACCTGCTCGCGCGGCTCCGCTCCCGTGCCGTGCCCGCTCGCGCCCTGATGCTCACCGCGCTCGGCACCGTGGCCGACCGGATCGCGGGCCTCGACGTCGGCGCCGACGACTACCTGGCCAAACCGTTCGACCTGGACGAGCTGAGCGCCCGGCTGCGCGCCCTGTGCCGGCGCACGCCGGACACGGCCGAGGTGCTGCGCGTCGGTGACGGGCTTCTCGACCTGGCGATGCGCGACGTCGTGCTGGCCGACGGCGGCCGGGTGGCGTTGTCCTCGCGCGAGTTCGAACTGCTGCGTGTGCTGGCCGCACGGCCGTCCACGGTGCACTCCCGCGATCAGCTGCGGGCGGGCGTGTTCGACGAGGCGCCGGCCGCGTCCATCGTGGACACGTACGTCTATTACCTGCGGCGCAAACTGGGCCGCGGCGTCGTGCGTACGGTGCACGGCCTGGGTTACCGGCTGGGCACGCTGTGA